Proteins from one methanogenic archaeon mixed culture ISO4-G1 genomic window:
- a CDS encoding phosphoenolpyruvate synthase PpsA: MTEGSPRPVVPLDNSDLDISLVGGKGINIAKMISNGFSVPPALAVTVEAYDMFLDITGLRDGISKVLSETDFEDEDALNASSDRIREMFLTAEIPREEIEMLKANFFNLEGEYFAVRSSAVAEDLADASFAGQQDTYLNVRKHDIIKMVLTCWASYWNARAMKYRHDASKDHLSQGMAVVVQKMVKSDISGVMFTSDPVTGEDHVVIEASWGLGESIVSGLVTPDRYTVSYDGKVLDFSVKCKEQGFFLIDGENRQVEIDADKKEVRCADDKILKLIAEQGLKLRDHFGCPQDIEWAVEAGKVYILQSRAITTLPDTSEKDDILWSRGYGDEYWADATTPMFYTVMGKMLTDYVNHEGAHMMGYKDLESGPLTKLHKSRVYFSATVLERIFAHYPKLIRSRELLDYFPRKEQERISKYPNDFLGMIKSQICLLFRDRDGMIWKTDKVYRKWAQGFLKLCDEFDSTDITSITDAELANWYERIRVGSTKHYQLIRYGMVSHSIMTNLLVKNWCAKWMGDDGNIYAGLMAGLEDNKTIETNKGFSDLGVALRNDPAVREKAESMPAKEFVEWLEKSDVPFREVYDKFIKEFGHRSGTRELNALRWAEDPDYVMGIALQMCAGDVDLREEFQHGVERRIQTEADVRKRIGFFKRIIMFKVLQYARTYLIFRENQRFYLDHMMYRNRLIFLEQGRRLKERGLIDDSEDIFFLEDTEAIAILKGGDIPDIRTIIAPRKAEFMKYRDRLPPKFLLNGVDFDDEPVSHGDVLVGAASSPGRYQGRVRVIMDVRDLGQVEKGEILVTSNTDPGWTVVFSKLGGLITETGGILCHGAVISREYKIPAVTAVKSATATLKTGDLVSVDGSNGEVTILEESE, from the coding sequence ATGACAGAAGGCAGTCCCCGTCCCGTCGTACCCCTTGACAATTCCGACCTAGACATAAGTCTGGTCGGCGGCAAGGGGATCAACATAGCCAAGATGATCTCCAACGGATTCAGCGTACCCCCGGCACTCGCAGTGACCGTGGAGGCGTACGACATGTTCCTGGACATCACCGGCCTGAGGGACGGGATCTCGAAAGTCCTCAGTGAGACGGACTTCGAGGACGAGGACGCCCTGAACGCTTCTTCCGACAGGATACGCGAAATGTTCCTCACGGCGGAGATCCCCCGCGAGGAGATCGAGATGCTCAAGGCGAACTTCTTCAACCTCGAAGGGGAATACTTCGCGGTACGTTCCTCGGCGGTCGCCGAGGACCTGGCGGATGCCAGCTTCGCAGGGCAGCAGGACACCTATCTGAATGTTAGGAAGCACGACATCATCAAAATGGTGCTGACCTGCTGGGCGTCCTACTGGAACGCCAGGGCGATGAAGTACAGGCACGACGCGTCCAAGGACCACCTGTCCCAGGGGATGGCCGTCGTCGTCCAGAAGATGGTGAAATCCGATATCAGCGGTGTGATGTTCACATCCGACCCGGTCACCGGGGAGGACCATGTCGTCATCGAGGCGTCCTGGGGACTGGGCGAATCGATCGTCTCCGGTCTCGTCACCCCTGACAGGTACACCGTGTCCTACGACGGAAAGGTGCTGGACTTCTCTGTGAAGTGTAAAGAGCAGGGATTCTTCCTCATCGACGGCGAGAACAGGCAGGTCGAGATCGATGCCGACAAGAAGGAAGTCCGCTGTGCGGACGACAAGATCCTGAAACTCATAGCGGAGCAGGGATTGAAGCTCAGGGATCACTTCGGATGTCCCCAGGACATCGAGTGGGCTGTGGAGGCCGGCAAGGTGTACATACTGCAGTCCAGGGCGATCACCACCCTCCCTGATACATCCGAGAAGGACGACATCCTCTGGTCCAGGGGATACGGCGACGAGTACTGGGCCGATGCGACGACACCGATGTTCTACACCGTCATGGGAAAGATGCTCACCGACTACGTGAACCACGAGGGTGCGCACATGATGGGCTACAAGGACCTGGAATCCGGTCCTCTGACGAAACTGCACAAATCCAGGGTGTACTTCTCCGCCACGGTGCTGGAGAGGATCTTCGCCCACTATCCCAAGCTGATCCGTTCCAGGGAGCTCCTGGATTATTTCCCGCGCAAGGAGCAGGAGAGGATCTCGAAGTACCCCAACGACTTCCTCGGGATGATAAAGTCCCAGATCTGCCTGCTGTTCCGTGACAGGGACGGTATGATCTGGAAGACCGACAAGGTTTACAGAAAATGGGCGCAGGGATTCCTGAAGCTGTGCGACGAGTTCGATTCCACTGATATTACTTCCATAACGGATGCGGAGCTGGCGAACTGGTACGAGAGGATCCGCGTGGGATCCACCAAGCACTACCAGCTGATCCGTTACGGCATGGTGTCGCATTCGATCATGACCAACCTGCTGGTGAAGAACTGGTGCGCCAAATGGATGGGCGACGACGGTAACATCTACGCCGGATTGATGGCAGGATTGGAGGACAACAAGACCATCGAGACCAACAAAGGGTTCTCCGATCTCGGTGTGGCACTGAGGAACGATCCCGCCGTCAGGGAGAAGGCGGAATCCATGCCCGCGAAGGAATTCGTGGAGTGGCTGGAGAAATCGGATGTCCCGTTCAGGGAAGTTTATGACAAGTTCATCAAAGAGTTCGGGCACAGGTCCGGAACCAGGGAGCTCAACGCCCTCAGATGGGCGGAGGATCCCGATTACGTCATGGGCATCGCATTGCAGATGTGCGCCGGGGACGTGGACCTCCGTGAGGAGTTCCAGCACGGCGTTGAGCGCAGGATCCAGACGGAAGCCGATGTCAGGAAGAGGATCGGATTCTTCAAGAGGATCATAATGTTCAAGGTGCTGCAGTACGCCCGCACATATCTCATATTCAGGGAGAACCAGAGGTTCTATCTCGACCACATGATGTACAGGAACAGGCTGATCTTCCTCGAGCAGGGGAGGAGGCTGAAGGAGAGGGGACTCATCGATGATAGCGAGGACATCTTCTTCCTGGAGGACACGGAGGCGATTGCCATCCTGAAGGGAGGGGACATCCCCGATATCAGGACGATCATCGCTCCGCGCAAGGCGGAGTTCATGAAGTACCGCGACAGGCTGCCGCCCAAGTTCCTCCTCAACGGTGTGGACTTCGACGATGAACCTGTTTCACACGGGGACGTACTCGTCGGAGCGGCGTCAAGCCCCGGAAGGTACCAGGGAAGGGTCCGCGTCATCATGGACGTCAGGGACCTGGGGCAGGTGGAAAAGGGAGAGATCCTGGTCACCAGCAACACGGACCCCGGATGGACCGTGGTGTTCTCCAAGCTCGGAGGGCTGATCACCGAGACCGGGGGCATCCTGTGCCACGGTGCGGTCATCTCCCGCGAGTACAAGATACCGGCCGTGACAGCTGTGAAATCGGCCACGGCGACGCTTAAGACAGGGGACCTCGTGTCGGTGGACGGAAGCAACGGAGAGGTCACCATACTGGAGGAATCAGAATGA